From a single Caldalkalibacillus uzonensis genomic region:
- a CDS encoding class I SAM-dependent methyltransferase, giving the protein MDTSWSSKEIARAFEYYEDIPEQLLGYRFIFRQFEELRTTRALILDYGCGPGKVALRYVTQAEHSVLAVDASESMLEIARQRRSHPFINYRLVKNDRLDFVKDDSVDGAMTCYVFINIASEEQIRRIIKEIYRVLKPGAKYIILDTNPDTTGISFSTFRSGESGRQYAYGEQREVRLRLPDHSELILYDYHWPKKMYIEALREAGFSIIDVLEPTLKDIPKQELESFTAEHSCSWMGETEYPPFVIFVARK; this is encoded by the coding sequence ATGGACACGTCTTGGTCTTCCAAAGAGATCGCACGTGCTTTCGAATACTACGAAGACATTCCCGAGCAACTTCTTGGATACAGGTTCATATTCCGGCAGTTCGAAGAACTACGCACTACTCGGGCACTGATACTAGATTACGGATGTGGTCCCGGGAAAGTGGCGCTTCGATACGTGACGCAAGCAGAGCACTCGGTTTTGGCGGTAGACGCGTCGGAAAGCATGTTGGAAATTGCTCGTCAGAGACGTTCGCATCCTTTCATTAATTATCGTCTAGTGAAGAATGATCGCCTAGACTTTGTGAAAGACGACTCCGTTGATGGCGCAATGACATGTTATGTGTTCATCAATATCGCATCAGAAGAACAAATTCGGCGAATTATCAAAGAGATATACAGAGTACTCAAACCGGGTGCGAAGTATATCATACTAGATACAAATCCAGATACCACGGGGATCAGCTTTTCGACTTTTCGAAGTGGGGAGTCGGGAAGACAGTATGCATATGGAGAACAAAGGGAAGTGCGGCTACGTCTTCCTGATCATTCTGAGTTGATTCTTTATGATTATCATTGGCCCAAGAAGATGTACATTGAGGCACTGAGAGAAGCGGGATTCAGCATAATTGACGTACTGGAGCCGACGCTCAAAGATATACCGAAACAAGAACTGGAATCCTTTACGGCGGAACACTCATGCTCATGGATGGGGGAAACAGAGTATCCGCCATTTGTTATCTTTGTCGCAAGGAAGTAA
- a CDS encoding thymidylate synthase, which translates to MRQYNTFHDAYVENLKLVYNNPQFYNAPRGFRSREVLNNAFVILNPVERVCYLPSRRTNIVFCFAEVLWYLAGSNSLDFISYYAKSMQKYSADQRTLTGTAYGPKIFRFGPEQINQWDRIVNLLTNDDPETKRAVIQIFDPSESLTRDNIDVSCTIGWQFFVRNGKLYMTTYMRANDAFRGIVSDVFSFTFVQELLARQLGLEVGSYCHMVGSAHVYESDYQWAEKVIAEAEKIQSYMYPFSFPRMPLGDNWRYIHVVLELEQRLRENEFKPSVSDLSNLSLPEYWRQVVILFEVYREIVREKAIKREIYQLLIPVYQYLVANRWSSYVNDVMQYRGRD; encoded by the coding sequence ATGAGACAATACAATACATTTCATGATGCATATGTCGAAAATCTGAAGTTAGTTTATAATAACCCACAGTTCTACAATGCTCCACGCGGGTTCAGGAGTCGTGAGGTGCTCAACAATGCTTTTGTGATTTTGAACCCTGTTGAACGAGTATGCTACTTACCCTCCCGAAGGACAAATATCGTCTTCTGTTTCGCTGAAGTGTTATGGTATTTGGCGGGAAGTAATAGTCTCGATTTCATTTCATACTACGCGAAATCCATGCAAAAGTATTCCGCAGACCAAAGAACACTCACAGGGACTGCATATGGACCTAAGATTTTCCGCTTTGGGCCTGAGCAAATCAACCAATGGGATCGGATAGTAAATCTGCTAACAAACGACGATCCGGAAACAAAGCGTGCTGTGATTCAAATCTTCGATCCCAGCGAGAGCCTAACCCGTGACAACATTGACGTATCATGTACTATCGGGTGGCAGTTTTTTGTGCGGAACGGAAAATTATACATGACGACTTATATGCGTGCCAACGATGCATTTCGCGGAATTGTAAGCGATGTTTTCTCCTTTACGTTTGTTCAAGAACTCTTGGCGCGACAACTTGGGCTCGAAGTCGGCTCATATTGCCACATGGTGGGCTCGGCCCACGTATACGAATCCGATTATCAATGGGCAGAAAAGGTTATTGCTGAGGCGGAAAAAATTCAGTCATACATGTATCCATTTAGTTTTCCACGGATGCCACTAGGGGACAACTGGAGGTATATCCACGTAGTTCTTGAGTTGGAGCAACGGCTAAGAGAGAACGAATTTAAACCCAGTGTTTCTGACTTGTCGAACTTGAGCTTGCCCGAGTACTGGAGACAGGTCGTCATATTGTTTGAGGTGTATCGAGAGATAGTGCGCGAGAAGGCCATCAAACGGGAAATCTATCAACTGCTGATCCCCGTTTACCAGTACTTGGTCGCAAACCGTTGGTCTTCGTATGTGAATGATGTAATGCAATATAGGGGGAGGGACTGA